The following proteins come from a genomic window of Paenibacillus swuensis:
- the yidC gene encoding membrane protein insertase YidC, producing MLLLSGCGNPANKPINPDGGIWDKYFVYPLSQSLDWFASVFGGEYGLSILIVTIIIRLIILPLTLKQYKSSKRMQEIQPELKKIKEQHKDNPQKQQEETMKLFQAQGVNPLAGCLPIFIQMPILIALYNAIVRNGEISSHSFLWMELGEKDPYYILPLLAALTTFIQQKMMSSQMTPQMQSLMFIFPVLIFVMAMNFASALPLYWVYSNIFTIVQTYFIYGKPGKSNPEVVVSDNSKGKPKKGKPNGARNK from the coding sequence ATGCTCCTGCTTTCGGGGTGCGGTAATCCCGCCAACAAGCCAATTAATCCGGATGGCGGCATTTGGGACAAATATTTCGTGTATCCGTTATCTCAATCTCTTGATTGGTTCGCCAGCGTGTTTGGCGGAGAATACGGATTATCTATTCTAATAGTAACAATTATTATTCGGTTGATTATTCTGCCGCTTACGCTGAAACAGTATAAGAGCTCCAAACGGATGCAAGAGATTCAACCTGAATTAAAGAAAATTAAAGAGCAACACAAGGATAATCCGCAGAAACAGCAAGAAGAAACGATGAAGTTGTTCCAAGCGCAAGGCGTTAATCCGTTGGCGGGCTGCTTGCCGATCTTCATTCAGATGCCGATTCTGATCGCATTATATAATGCGATTGTCCGTAACGGCGAAATCAGCAGTCATAGCTTTCTATGGATGGAATTAGGCGAGAAGGATCCGTATTATATCCTGCCATTACTGGCCGCGTTAACTACATTCATCCAACAGAAGATGATGTCATCCCAGATGACACCGCAAATGCAGAGCTTAATGTTTATTTTCCCTGTTCTGATCTTCGTGATGGCGATGAACTTCGCTTCCGCGTTGCCGTTGTATTGGGTATACAGCAATATCTTCACAATTGTTCAGACGTACTTTATTTATGGAAAGCCAGGAAAGTCTAATCCGGAAGTTGTCGTAAGTGACAATTCGAAAGGCAAACCTAAAAAAGGGAAACCTAATGGAGCGCGAAATAAATGA
- the jag gene encoding RNA-binding cell elongation regulator Jag/EloR: protein MIIVVQGKTIEAAKLAGIQQLNVTEDRVTVRVLEQPTKGFLGFGAKAAKVELTLLPEPPDPVHEAMTFLQNVTRAMQLDVSLERQESKEGITLNVVGQDLGMLIGRRGQTLDALQYLVNIVGNRYAAKHFRITLDAENFRDRRKQTLEELSQRLANRVIKSRREVVLEPMPSQERKIIHAQLQNHSKVKTYSKGDEPNRRVVIAIR, encoded by the coding sequence ATGATAATTGTCGTTCAAGGAAAGACGATTGAAGCTGCGAAACTCGCGGGAATCCAACAATTGAACGTTACCGAGGATCGGGTAACCGTCCGTGTGCTGGAGCAACCCACCAAGGGTTTCCTTGGTTTCGGCGCCAAGGCCGCGAAGGTGGAGCTTACGCTTCTGCCTGAGCCTCCGGATCCTGTTCATGAAGCGATGACATTCCTTCAGAATGTCACTCGCGCCATGCAACTGGACGTTTCCTTAGAACGACAAGAATCTAAAGAAGGCATCACGTTGAATGTAGTCGGTCAAGATTTGGGCATGCTAATCGGCCGCAGAGGGCAGACGCTGGATGCGCTGCAGTACCTGGTCAACATTGTGGGCAACCGATATGCCGCGAAGCATTTCCGCATTACATTGGACGCGGAGAATTTTCGTGACCGGCGTAAGCAAACATTGGAAGAGCTGTCGCAGCGGTTAGCCAACAGGGTCATTAAATCGAGGCGCGAGGTCGTGCTTGAACCGATGCCGTCCCAGGAACGCAAGATTATTCATGCGCAGCTCCAGAATCATTCTAAAGTGAAAACATACAGCAAAGGCGACGAACCTAATCGCCGGGTTGTAATCGCAATACGATAA
- the mnmE gene encoding tRNA uridine-5-carboxymethylaminomethyl(34) synthesis GTPase MnmE has protein sequence MISDTIAAIATAVGEAGIAIIRVSGPDAVQETAKLFQSKIPLTEVSSHTVNYGHIIDPLDGSRVEEVLVSVMRAPRSFTVEDVVEIHCHGGVVSVRKVMDLLLQRNIRLAEPGEFTKRAFINGRLDLSQAEAVIDLIRSKSDRAFNIALKQVDGALSKRIKAMRYDLVELMAHIEVNIDYPEHDVQEMTSTLIQNKCSAALQEIEQLLKTASEGKILREGITTAIVGRPNVGKSSLLNALAQENKAIVTDIPGTTRDVIEEFVTINGIPLKLLDTAGLRETTDLVEQIGVEKSRNALEQADLILFVVNYNEKLHDDELLLLEKLKEKQTIIIANKTDLPQELDLKSIYTHFPAQQIVTMSVREQEGLDQLEKSISSLFFSGELESNDLTYVSNVRHIALLKQAKVSLEEGRDAAEAFVPIDMIQIDIRLAWERLGEIIGDSVSESLIDQIFSQFCLGK, from the coding sequence ATGATTTCTGACACAATTGCCGCCATCGCCACCGCGGTAGGCGAAGCCGGGATCGCGATTATTCGAGTAAGCGGACCGGATGCCGTGCAGGAAACGGCGAAACTGTTTCAATCCAAGATCCCGCTTACCGAGGTTTCATCCCATACGGTAAATTACGGTCATATTATAGATCCGCTTGACGGGAGTCGGGTGGAAGAAGTATTGGTATCCGTCATGAGGGCGCCGCGATCTTTCACGGTGGAAGATGTCGTGGAGATTCATTGCCATGGCGGGGTAGTATCCGTGCGAAAAGTCATGGATTTACTCTTGCAACGGAATATACGCCTGGCGGAACCCGGTGAATTTACGAAACGGGCATTCATTAACGGCAGGCTGGATCTATCCCAGGCTGAGGCCGTCATTGATTTGATTCGTTCCAAGTCGGACCGCGCGTTTAACATTGCGCTTAAACAGGTGGACGGGGCTTTGTCCAAACGAATCAAGGCCATGCGTTACGACTTGGTGGAGTTGATGGCTCACATTGAAGTGAATATCGACTATCCGGAGCATGATGTACAGGAAATGACGAGCACATTAATTCAAAATAAATGTTCAGCTGCTTTGCAAGAAATCGAACAACTGCTGAAAACAGCAAGCGAAGGCAAGATTCTGCGAGAAGGCATCACAACTGCGATTGTCGGCAGGCCGAATGTAGGTAAATCGTCATTGCTTAACGCTCTGGCTCAAGAGAATAAAGCGATTGTAACGGACATACCCGGCACAACACGCGATGTCATTGAGGAGTTCGTGACCATTAACGGGATTCCGTTGAAACTGCTCGATACTGCGGGGTTGCGGGAAACAACGGATTTAGTAGAACAAATCGGTGTGGAGAAATCGCGTAACGCGTTGGAACAGGCTGATCTTATTTTGTTTGTGGTAAACTATAATGAGAAACTTCATGACGATGAACTGTTACTCCTTGAGAAGCTGAAAGAGAAACAGACCATCATCATTGCCAATAAGACTGATTTACCGCAGGAGCTGGACTTGAAATCCATTTACACTCATTTCCCCGCGCAACAGATTGTTACGATGTCGGTGAGGGAGCAAGAAGGATTAGATCAGCTGGAGAAATCAATATCCAGTCTGTTCTTCAGCGGAGAGTTGGAGAGCAATGATCTCACCTACGTAAGCAACGTGCGACATATTGCCTTGTTGAAACAAGCTAAAGTCTCTTTGGAAGAAGGCAGAGACGCCGCGGAGGCTTTTGTACCCATTGATATGATTCAGATTGATATCCGGTTGGCATGGGAAAGACTCGGTGAAATTATCGGAGACAGTGTGAGCGAGTCACTGATTGATCAAATTTTCTCCCAATTCTGTTTGGGTAAATAG
- the mnmG gene encoding tRNA uridine-5-carboxymethylaminomethyl(34) synthesis enzyme MnmG yields MSYAGGQYEVIVIGAGHAGCEAALASARMGCNTLLVTINLDMVAFMPCNPSIGGPAKGHVVREIDALGGEMGRNIDKTYIQMRMLNTGKGPAVHALRAQADKFLYQHMMKETIEKQDNLTLRQGMVEQLIVEDGVCVGVVTKTGAEYRAQAVVLTTGTYLRGKVIMGELMYESGPNNQQPSIKLSEHLKDLGLELVRFKTGTPPRVHKDTIDFSKTEIQPGDAEPKFFSYETTEGPTAEQLPCWLTYTSGETHQIINDNLHRAPMFSGAIEGTGPRYCPSIEDKIVRFSDKPKHQIFLEPEGRNTAEYYVQGLSTSMPEDVQLGILRSIPGLEKVEMMRTGYAIEYDAVVPTQLWPSLETKHVSGLFTAGQINGTSGYEEAAGQGVMAGINAARKVQGKEAVVIERSQGYIGVLIDDLVTKGTSEPYRLLTSRAEYRLLLRHDNADLRLTPIGYDIGLISQDRYDRFADKRERVNAEIERLKTVKVKPEERVLSVLEEAGTVAITQGTDVLSLLRRPEITYQHVEKMILPEEYAQLTDEMKEQVEIQVKYAGYIEKQQLQVERMRKMEKKRIPEDIVYEEVHGLAMEAKQKLAKIRPISIGQATRISGVTPADISILLVYLEHYNRVIAARG; encoded by the coding sequence ATGAGTTATGCCGGCGGTCAATATGAAGTGATCGTGATTGGAGCAGGGCATGCCGGATGTGAGGCCGCATTGGCATCCGCCAGAATGGGCTGCAATACACTGTTGGTGACCATTAATTTGGATATGGTCGCGTTTATGCCTTGTAATCCTTCCATCGGCGGACCTGCTAAAGGTCATGTCGTCAGAGAAATCGATGCTTTGGGCGGCGAAATGGGTAGAAATATTGATAAAACCTATATTCAAATGCGAATGCTGAATACAGGTAAAGGTCCTGCCGTGCACGCATTACGCGCTCAAGCGGATAAATTTCTATATCAGCATATGATGAAGGAAACGATTGAAAAGCAGGACAATCTTACGTTGCGTCAAGGCATGGTGGAGCAACTGATTGTTGAAGACGGTGTATGTGTGGGTGTCGTCACGAAGACGGGCGCGGAATACCGAGCGCAAGCGGTCGTGCTTACAACCGGTACCTATCTGCGCGGAAAAGTGATTATGGGAGAGCTGATGTATGAGAGCGGACCTAATAATCAGCAGCCTTCCATTAAACTATCCGAGCATCTCAAAGATCTGGGGCTGGAGTTGGTTCGGTTCAAAACTGGGACGCCTCCTCGTGTGCACAAAGATACCATAGACTTTTCAAAGACCGAAATTCAACCGGGGGATGCGGAGCCGAAGTTTTTCTCTTACGAGACTACAGAAGGCCCTACAGCGGAGCAATTGCCATGCTGGTTGACCTATACTTCCGGCGAGACCCATCAAATTATCAACGATAACTTACATCGGGCGCCTATGTTTTCGGGTGCGATTGAAGGAACGGGACCCCGATATTGTCCTTCGATTGAAGATAAGATTGTTCGCTTTAGCGACAAGCCAAAGCACCAAATTTTCTTGGAACCGGAAGGCCGGAATACGGCTGAATACTATGTCCAAGGCTTATCTACGTCTATGCCTGAGGATGTTCAATTGGGAATCTTGCGTTCCATTCCCGGTCTCGAAAAGGTAGAAATGATGCGAACAGGCTACGCTATTGAATATGATGCTGTAGTACCTACGCAACTATGGCCTTCTCTGGAAACAAAGCATGTCAGCGGGTTGTTTACGGCAGGACAAATTAACGGTACCTCAGGTTATGAGGAAGCCGCCGGCCAAGGTGTTATGGCTGGTATTAACGCGGCGCGAAAAGTTCAAGGGAAAGAAGCTGTAGTCATTGAGCGCTCTCAGGGTTATATCGGCGTTCTGATTGATGATTTGGTTACCAAAGGTACCAGTGAGCCTTACCGCTTGCTTACTTCCCGAGCGGAATATCGGCTGTTGCTTCGCCATGATAATGCGGATTTAAGGTTAACGCCTATTGGGTATGATATTGGCTTAATTTCGCAGGATCGGTACGACCGTTTTGCGGACAAAAGAGAGCGTGTAAACGCGGAGATCGAGCGCTTGAAAACCGTTAAAGTAAAACCGGAGGAACGCGTCTTATCCGTATTGGAAGAAGCGGGAACCGTTGCAATCACCCAGGGAACTGATGTTCTCTCCTTGCTTCGTCGTCCTGAAATTACTTATCAACATGTGGAAAAGATGATTTTGCCTGAAGAATATGCACAGTTAACAGATGAAATGAAGGAACAAGTAGAAATACAAGTGAAATACGCAGGGTACATCGAAAAGCAACAATTACAGGTGGAGCGCATGCGTAAAATGGAAAAGAAGCGAATCCCTGAGGATATTGTCTACGAAGAGGTACACGGGCTTGCAATGGAAGCCAAGCAAAAGCTGGCCAAAATACGTCCAATCTCCATCGGTCAGGCTACAAGAATTTCGGGTGTAACCCCTGCAGACATTTCCATATTGCTTGTATATTTAGAACATTATAATCGAGTTATTGCGGCAAGAGGGTAG
- the rsmG gene encoding 16S rRNA (guanine(527)-N(7))-methyltransferase RsmG: MDNVKEQFTSLLAERGLILSETQWNQFEIYLRELVSWNEKMNLTGITERSQVYLKHFYDSISLAFYVPMDAVKNLADIGSGAGFPSIPLKIMFPHVQVTIVDSLNKRIQFLKHLVSEIGLDGVQCVHGRAEDLARKPELRDAFDLVTARAVARMNVLNEFCLPFVSKHGLFVAMKGSDPSEEVAESKGSLIKLNSRLKEVHSFKLPIEESDRHIIIVDKLDRTPKAYPRKAGTPLKEPLM; this comes from the coding sequence ATGGATAACGTTAAAGAACAATTTACATCATTACTTGCTGAACGCGGATTAATCCTTAGCGAAACCCAATGGAATCAATTCGAAATCTATTTGCGTGAGCTAGTATCCTGGAATGAGAAAATGAATTTGACCGGAATTACGGAACGGAGTCAGGTTTATCTTAAACACTTCTATGATTCAATCTCACTAGCTTTTTATGTCCCGATGGATGCCGTGAAGAATCTGGCTGATATTGGATCGGGTGCGGGGTTTCCCAGCATTCCCCTAAAAATTATGTTTCCTCATGTACAAGTTACCATTGTGGACTCGCTAAATAAGCGTATTCAGTTTCTAAAACATTTAGTCAGCGAAATCGGCTTGGATGGGGTACAATGTGTACATGGGCGTGCAGAGGATCTAGCTCGCAAACCTGAGCTAAGAGACGCTTTTGATTTAGTTACAGCCAGGGCTGTAGCGAGAATGAATGTGCTGAATGAATTCTGTCTTCCTTTTGTATCTAAACATGGTCTGTTTGTTGCTATGAAAGGTTCGGATCCATCAGAGGAAGTTGCTGAGTCCAAGGGTAGTTTGATTAAACTTAATAGCCGATTGAAAGAAGTTCATTCATTTAAGCTTCCTATTGAGGAATCGGACCGACATATTATAATTGTCGATAAGCTGGATCGTACACCTAAAGCCTATCCTCGTAAGGCGGGTACGCCGCTGAAAGAACCTTTAATGTAA
- the noc gene encoding nucleoid occlusion protein, with protein MKDQISKLFGLNEKTTTNDEVRNLPVDEIVPSPYQPRTIFDDDRLEELCQTIRTHGVIQPIVVRVRNGGFELIAGERRLRAVKKLGLETIPAIVRDFNDSQTASIALIENLQREGLTSIEEASAYQQLIEMHSLTQESLAQRLGKSQSTIANKIRLLHLSEPVKAALLERKISERHARALLSLDSEELQVRILEEIITKELNVKQTEMRVNFLKESTKIKKAKRISFSKDVRLALNTIRQSVEMVVGSGLEIKTDEKDYEDHYEIVIKIPKK; from the coding sequence ATGAAAGATCAAATTTCAAAGCTATTTGGCTTAAATGAGAAAACAACAACTAACGATGAAGTGCGAAATTTGCCAGTTGATGAAATTGTCCCTAGTCCGTATCAACCCCGTACGATCTTTGACGATGATCGCCTGGAGGAGCTATGCCAGACGATTCGGACTCATGGTGTTATTCAACCCATTGTTGTAAGGGTTCGTAACGGTGGGTTTGAATTAATTGCGGGCGAACGCCGATTGCGTGCAGTGAAGAAATTAGGTTTAGAAACAATTCCGGCTATTGTAAGAGACTTTAATGATTCTCAAACCGCATCCATCGCATTAATTGAAAACCTTCAAAGAGAAGGGTTAACTTCTATTGAAGAAGCCAGCGCGTACCAACAATTAATTGAGATGCACAGTCTGACCCAAGAGAGTCTTGCTCAACGATTGGGGAAGAGTCAATCTACCATTGCCAATAAAATTCGTTTACTTCACTTAAGCGAACCGGTCAAGGCTGCATTGCTAGAACGTAAAATTTCCGAGCGTCACGCCAGGGCTCTGTTATCACTGGATAGCGAAGAGTTACAAGTTCGAATCCTTGAAGAAATCATAACCAAGGAGCTCAACGTTAAACAAACTGAAATGCGCGTTAACTTTTTGAAAGAATCAACTAAGATTAAAAAAGCTAAACGTATTTCCTTCTCTAAAGATGTGCGTCTTGCTTTAAATACGATACGTCAATCTGTTGAAATGGTCGTAGGGTCCGGTCTAGAAATTAAGACGGATGAGAAAGACTACGAAGATCATTACGAAATTGTTATTAAGATTCCCAAGAAATAA
- a CDS encoding ParA family protein, giving the protein MSKIIAITNQKGGVGKTTTSVNLGASLAALGKRVLLVDIDPQGNTTSGIGINKADVTYCIYDIIINDVHPKDAICDTNIENLKVIPATIQLAGAEIELVPTISREVRLKKSLSLVKHMFDYILIDCPPSLGILTVNSLTAADSVIIPIQCEYYALEGLSQLLNTVRLVQKHLNTSLQIEGVLLTMFDARTNLGIQVIEEVKKYFQQKVYQTIIPRNVRLSEAPSHGQSIITYDSRSKGAEVYMELAKEVITYE; this is encoded by the coding sequence TTGTCTAAGATTATAGCTATAACAAACCAGAAGGGCGGCGTTGGGAAGACGACGACTTCTGTTAATTTAGGGGCTTCTCTTGCCGCCTTGGGGAAGAGAGTGCTGTTGGTTGATATTGACCCTCAGGGAAATACTACAAGCGGAATCGGGATCAACAAAGCCGATGTGACTTATTGTATTTACGATATCATTATTAATGATGTGCATCCGAAGGATGCAATTTGTGATACGAATATCGAGAACCTCAAAGTAATTCCGGCAACCATTCAGCTGGCGGGAGCTGAGATTGAGTTAGTTCCGACCATCTCCAGAGAGGTCCGGTTGAAGAAGTCGCTCTCCTTAGTGAAGCATATGTTTGACTACATACTCATTGATTGTCCGCCGTCTTTAGGTATACTGACCGTAAACTCGCTGACTGCAGCCGATTCCGTTATTATTCCGATTCAATGTGAATACTACGCTTTAGAGGGCTTGAGTCAGTTACTGAACACAGTTCGATTGGTTCAAAAGCATTTAAACACTTCGCTGCAAATCGAGGGTGTTCTGTTGACGATGTTCGATGCCCGGACAAATTTGGGAATTCAAGTTATTGAAGAAGTGAAGAAATACTTCCAACAAAAGGTGTATCAAACCATCATTCCACGTAATGTGCGTTTAAGCGAAGCGCCGAGCCACGGTCAATCCATCATAACTTATGATTCCAGATCAAAGGGCGCTGAAGTGTATATGGAACTTGCCAAGGAAGTGATAACTTATGAGTAA
- a CDS encoding ParB/RepB/Spo0J family partition protein, with product MSKRLGRGLDALIPSLNVNEDDKVVEIPMNQLRANPYQPRKTFNDESIQELAASIKEHGVIQPIIVRTVLRGYEIIAGERRFRASQACGKTTVPAVIRKFTDQQVMEIALIENLQREDLNAIEVAIAYQSLIDQFTLTQEELSVKVGKSRSHIANFLRLLQLPEEIKNYVSRGTLSMGHARAIAGLKDDKAKKDIAELAIRNQWSVRDLEEAIQRKEEDASSPKEKAIQNKMKNKDPYINEVEDGLRDKFKTTVKIKHAKDKGKIEILYFSKDDLERLLHILQQ from the coding sequence ATGAGTAAGCGATTGGGAAGAGGACTAGACGCTCTTATTCCGTCATTAAACGTAAATGAAGATGATAAAGTAGTGGAAATCCCTATGAATCAACTTCGCGCCAATCCTTATCAGCCTCGCAAAACATTTAACGATGAAAGCATTCAGGAATTGGCCGCATCCATCAAGGAACACGGGGTGATTCAGCCCATCATCGTGCGAACGGTACTGCGCGGTTATGAAATCATTGCAGGAGAACGCAGATTTCGTGCGTCTCAAGCATGCGGAAAGACCACTGTCCCCGCGGTTATTCGGAAGTTTACAGATCAGCAAGTCATGGAAATCGCACTCATTGAGAATCTTCAAAGAGAAGATCTCAATGCGATTGAAGTAGCTATAGCCTATCAGTCGCTGATTGACCAATTTACATTAACGCAAGAAGAACTATCTGTTAAAGTGGGGAAGTCCAGATCACATATCGCCAACTTTCTACGGTTACTGCAATTGCCCGAAGAAATCAAAAACTATGTTTCACGTGGAACATTATCCATGGGTCATGCCCGAGCGATTGCCGGCCTTAAAGACGATAAAGCCAAGAAGGATATCGCTGAGTTAGCCATCCGCAATCAATGGAGCGTGCGAGATCTGGAAGAAGCCATCCAGCGTAAAGAGGAAGATGCTTCCAGTCCCAAGGAGAAAGCAATCCAAAACAAAATGAAAAACAAAGATCCGTATATCAATGAAGTGGAAGACGGGCTGCGTGATAAATTTAAAACAACGGTGAAGATTAAACACGCTAAGGATAAAGGAAAGATAGAAATTCTATATTTTTCCAAAGATGACTTAGAGAGATTGCTTCATATTTTGCAACAATAA
- a CDS encoding aminotransferase class V-fold PLP-dependent enzyme, which produces MQHVYFDNAATSWPKPPGVAEAMLECVKDYSANPGRGSHTMAVRASRVLFETRKSLAKLFHVRNPVDISFALNTTMALNQAIKGWVRPGDHVVCTALEHNSVRRPLEFLKATQGVKVSYIETDLAGRLMLSTLEDTLQPETRLVVCNHSSNLLGSILPMEEISELIKRKSPHAKLLVDAAQSAGVIPIDVEAMGIDMLAFPGHKGLLGPQGTGGLYLHPEIIMEPLMHGGTGSQSEAIEQPTVRPDRYEAGTLNTPGIAGLNAGVKFVLEQSVEQIHTHEWGLTQRFMEGLSRLDKVQLLGPELGQVRTGIVAFNLPGKDSSEVAFMLDRQYNIAVRAGYHCTPLAHQSAGTLGAGAVRAGMGYFNTAEEVDYVLESIRDIQQKG; this is translated from the coding sequence ATGCAACACGTATACTTTGATAACGCGGCCACCTCATGGCCCAAGCCGCCTGGCGTAGCGGAAGCGATGTTGGAATGCGTGAAGGATTATTCTGCCAATCCGGGCCGAGGCAGTCACACGATGGCGGTGAGGGCGAGCAGGGTTCTTTTTGAAACGCGAAAAAGCTTGGCAAAATTGTTCCATGTACGCAATCCGGTGGATATTTCCTTTGCTTTAAACACTACAATGGCGTTGAATCAAGCGATAAAAGGGTGGGTACGACCCGGAGATCATGTAGTTTGTACCGCGCTTGAACATAACTCGGTGCGAAGGCCTCTGGAGTTTTTAAAAGCAACGCAAGGAGTTAAAGTGAGTTACATCGAAACCGACCTTGCCGGAAGATTAATGCTGAGCACTCTTGAGGATACCCTTCAACCAGAGACCCGATTGGTCGTATGTAACCATAGCTCGAACTTGCTGGGATCTATTTTGCCTATGGAAGAAATTTCAGAATTGATTAAACGAAAATCTCCGCATGCGAAACTGTTGGTGGATGCAGCTCAGAGCGCAGGTGTGATTCCGATTGATGTGGAAGCGATGGGCATAGATATGCTTGCGTTTCCGGGGCATAAAGGGTTGTTAGGGCCACAGGGCACGGGAGGCCTGTACTTGCATCCGGAAATCATTATGGAGCCGCTCATGCATGGAGGGACAGGCAGTCAATCGGAAGCGATTGAACAACCGACGGTAAGACCGGATCGCTATGAAGCGGGTACGCTAAACACGCCAGGAATCGCAGGATTAAATGCAGGTGTAAAGTTTGTGTTGGAGCAGTCCGTGGAACAGATTCACACCCATGAGTGGGGTCTTACGCAGCGGTTCATGGAGGGCTTAAGCCGATTGGACAAGGTTCAGTTGCTTGGTCCTGAATTAGGGCAGGTGCGTACAGGGATTGTGGCATTTAATTTGCCGGGAAAAGATTCATCAGAGGTAGCCTTTATGCTGGATAGACAGTACAATATAGCAGTAAGGGCCGGTTACCATTGTACGCCATTGGCGCATCAGAGCGCGGGTACACTGGGGGCAGGAGCAGTACGTGCCGGGATGGGGTATTTCAATACCGCAGAAGAGGTGGATTACGTCCTGGAATCCATAAGAGATATTCAACAAAAGGGTTAA
- a CDS encoding DUF4446 family protein yields the protein MSKELAGMETILNVEADLLVGAVLLFVALLFVLWISNAIRISRMKKRYKKMMGESGMPNLEVLMTEIQEEVHKLRLENEQQRNKVNVMERKLKSMKGHVGVHRYNAFADRGSDLSFSVAIVDDELNGVVLSGLHSREDTYVYSKPLTNGDSAYPLTPEEKQAINQAIHKA from the coding sequence ATGAGTAAGGAGCTAGCGGGTATGGAAACGATTTTGAATGTAGAGGCGGATTTATTAGTAGGTGCAGTGCTTCTGTTCGTGGCATTATTGTTTGTTCTTTGGATTTCCAACGCGATACGGATTTCAAGAATGAAGAAGAGATACAAGAAGATGATGGGTGAGAGCGGTATGCCCAACCTTGAGGTGCTCATGACTGAGATTCAGGAAGAAGTCCATAAACTCCGTCTTGAAAATGAACAACAGAGGAATAAAGTGAACGTGATGGAGCGCAAACTGAAGAGTATGAAAGGGCATGTCGGCGTACATCGCTACAATGCATTCGCGGATCGGGGAAGCGACCTTAGTTTCTCTGTCGCCATAGTAGATGACGAGCTGAATGGGGTTGTACTTAGCGGTCTGCATAGCAGGGAAGATACCTATGTATACAGCAAACCGCTCACGAACGGAGATTCCGCCTATCCTTTAACACCGGAAGAGAAACAAGCCATCAATCAAGCGATACATAAGGCTTAG
- the yyaC gene encoding spore protease YyaC → MTFPFKMPNRKEPTSVKVSYTEPNVLGILTEQLKQLLSGVRPGQELVVVCVGTDRSTGDSLGPLVGTNLSRSEGKPFSVYGTLEDPVHAMNLNEILQVIQDRYNNPFVIAVDACLGQLASVGCIQLGHGPVKPGAGVNKELPPVGNIHITGIVNVGGFMEYFVLQNTRLSLVMKMADIISRTIEVTLHRAHRGYSAKPYVSLD, encoded by the coding sequence ATGACCTTCCCATTTAAAATGCCTAATAGAAAAGAACCTACGTCAGTAAAAGTTTCATATACAGAACCCAATGTGTTGGGCATTCTGACGGAACAGCTCAAGCAACTGTTGTCAGGCGTACGTCCGGGTCAGGAACTTGTGGTCGTCTGTGTGGGCACGGACCGTTCCACCGGGGATTCTTTGGGGCCCTTGGTAGGTACGAACTTGTCCCGCTCCGAAGGGAAACCCTTTTCCGTATATGGAACGCTGGAAGACCCTGTTCATGCGATGAACCTCAATGAAATCTTGCAAGTCATTCAAGATCGTTACAATAACCCGTTCGTGATCGCCGTAGACGCGTGTCTCGGACAACTCGCCAGTGTCGGTTGCATCCAGCTGGGTCATGGACCTGTAAAGCCCGGTGCGGGCGTAAACAAGGAACTGCCTCCTGTCGGAAACATCCATATTACCGGAATCGTAAACGTAGGCGGATTTATGGAGTATTTTGTCCTGCAGAACACCCGGTTAAGCCTGGTTATGAAGATGGCGGATATCATTTCGCGTACGATCGAGGTCACTCTCCATCGGGCTCATCGCGGATATTCGGCTAAGCCTTATGTATCGCTTGATTGA
- a CDS encoding DUF3343 domain-containing protein, with amino-acid sequence MAWDMLIAFDSTQQALRTEMLLEYAEIDIDTCPTPKEITAGCALSIQFPKEDLDQVVRIIRSEQVEVRGVYTKSDNGYDNIHM; translated from the coding sequence ATGGCTTGGGATATGCTCATTGCATTCGATTCCACACAGCAAGCGTTGCGCACCGAAATGTTGTTGGAGTATGCCGAGATCGACATCGATACTTGCCCGACACCTAAGGAGATTACGGCAGGCTGCGCGCTCTCTATTCAATTTCCTAAAGAAGATTTGGACCAGGTGGTCCGCATTATTCGTTCCGAACAGGTTGAGGTCCGCGGGGTTTACACAAAATCGGACAATGGGTATGATAACATTCATATGTAA